The following are encoded together in the Cicer arietinum cultivar CDC Frontier isolate Library 1 chromosome 2, Cicar.CDCFrontier_v2.0, whole genome shotgun sequence genome:
- the LOC101491303 gene encoding serine/threonine-protein kinase STN7, chloroplastic: MATIATRGIGVTNIHHHPYNPKQKSLFLGQKFRIKPSNNESISCNSTRFSSVSNPKALLGGELVDSVHNLFVGVGVGLPCTVMECGDMIYRSTLPKSSGLNITVPGVVLAFGALSYLWVTPGVAPGFFDMFVLAFVERLFRPTFRKDDFVLGKKLGEGSFGVVYKVTLANKSSSKQGDLVLKKATEYGAVEIWMNERVRRACANSCADFVYGFLERSTAKAPEYWLIWRFEGDATLADLMKSREFPYNVETLILGEVQDLPKGLERENRIIQTIIRQLLFALDGLHSTGIVHRDIKPQNIIFSEGSRTFKIIDLGAATDLRVGINYIPKEFLLDPRYAAPEQYIMSTQTPSAPSAPVATALSPVLWQLNLPDRFDIYSTGLIFLQMVFPGLRNDNSLIQFNRQLKRCDYDLVAWRKTVEPRCGADLRRGFELLDLDGGIGWELLTSMVRYKARQRLSAKAALAHPYFDKEGLLALSFMQNLRLKFFRATQQDYGEAANWIIQLMAKSGTQKDGGFTEAQLQELREIKPKKKANAQRNALASALKVQRKIIKTLNESMDELSRSRKSIWWRRWIPREE, encoded by the exons ATGGCAACAATTGCAACAAGAGGAATTGGAGTCACAAACATCCATCATCATCCCTACAATCCCAAGCAAAAGTCACTCTTTCTTGGTCAAAAATTTAGAATCAAACCCTCAAACAATGAATCAATATCATGCAATTCAACAAGATTCAGTAGTGTATCAAACCCAAAAGCACTACTTGGTGGTGAATTGGTTGACTCAGTTCACAACCTATTTGTTGGTGTTGGTGTTGGACTTCCATGCACTGTTATGGAGTGTGGTGACATGATATATAGAAGCACTCTTCCTAAGTCTAGTGGTTTGAATATTACTGTACCTGGTGTTGTTTTGGCTTTTGGTGCTCTTTCTTATCTTTGGGTTACACCTGGTGTTGCTCCTGGTTTCTTTGATATGTTTGTTCTTGCTTTTGTTGAAAGGTTGTTTAGACCTACTTTTAGAAAG GATGATTTTGTTCTAGGGAAGAAGCTAGGGGAGGGATCATTTGGAGTTGTTTATAAAGTGACACTAGCTAACAAGTCCTCTTCAAAG CAAGGTGACTTAGTCTTGAAGAAGGCAACTGAATATGGGGCTGTCGAAATTTGGATGAATGAGCGAGTACGAAGAGCTTGTGCAAATAGCTGTGCAGATTTTGTTTATGGTTTTCTTGAG AGGTCTACGGCGAAGGCTCCCGAGTATTGGCTTATATGGCGGTTTGAAGGGGATGCCACCTTAGCCGATCTAATGAAGAGTAGAGAGTTTCCATACAAT GTTGAAACATTGATTCTTGGTGAGGTACAAGATTTGCCAAAGGGATTGGAAAGAGAAAATAGAATAATTCAAACAATCATAAGGCAACTCTTGTTTGCATTGGACGGTCTTCACTCAACTGGTATTGTGCATAGGGATATTAAGCCACAGAACATTATTTTCTCTGAAG GTTCTCGtacattcaaaataattgatCTAGGAGCTGCTACAGACTTGCGAGTTGGCATCAACTATATTCCAAAGGAGTTTCTTTTGGATCCAAG ATATGCTGCACCAGAGCAGTACATTATGAGCACACAAACTCCATCTGCACCCTCGGCTCCGGTTGCAACTGCACTCTCTCCAGTGTTATGGCAG TTGAATCTTCCTGATAGATTCGATATCTACAGTACTGGTCTAATATTTCTCCAAATG GTATTTCCTGGTTTACGCAATGATAATAGTCTCATACAATTCAACCGTCAATTAAAGAGGTGTGACTATGACTTAGTTGCATGGAGAAAGACCGTAGAGCCTCGATGTGGTGCTGATCTTAGGAGGGGCTTTGAGCTGTTGGATTTAGATGGTGGAATAGGATGGGAACTTCTGACATCGATGGTTCGATACAAAGCAAGGCAAAGGCTGAGTGCAAAAGCAGCATTAGCTCATCCTTACTTTGACAAAGAAGGCTTGTTGGCATTATCTTTTATGCAAAATCTGAGGCTTAAGTTCTTTCGAGCGACACAGCAAGATTATGGAGAAGCTGCCAACTGGATTATTCAGCTAATGGCAAAATCAGGAACACAAAAGGATGGTGGATTCACTGAAGCTCAGCTCCAAGAACTTAGA GAAATTAAACCCAAGAAAAAGGCTAATGCACAGAGAAATGCTCTAGCTTCAGCTCTTAAAGTACAgaggaaaataataaaaacattaaacGAGAGTATGGATGAGCTCAGCAGAAGCAGGAAAAGCATTTGGTGGAGGAGATGGATTCCAAGAGAGGAATGA